Genomic segment of Cyprinus carpio isolate SPL01 chromosome A13, ASM1834038v1, whole genome shotgun sequence:
ttcatttatttattttttgacaggtGATCAATCAGCTGATGACCATCAAAGTTGCGTCAGACTCCATCCTCCTGATCCTGATGTTGACTTGGACTCAACAACCTCGCTCAGAAATTTAAGATCGGGCTTTTCTTCTTGTGAAGAACAAGACAGAATCGCTCCAGCGGCGGATGATCTGTCGCGTCAGCGGCGGCGGCGGTCAGATCACAGCTGCGCGAAGCCGCGGCGCGCCAGAACCGCGTTCACATACGAACAGCTGGTGGCTCTGGAGAACAAATTCCGCGCTACGCGTTATTTATCCGTATGCGAGCGACTAAATCTCGCGCTGTCTCTGAGCCTGACCGAAACCCAAGTCAAGATTTGGTTCCAGAACCGAAGGACCAAGTGGAAAAAGCAGAACCCTGGTGCTGAGAGTTCCCTGCAACCCGGTACGAACTCTCTGCATAACATCAGCCCGATCTGTGAGTCCACATCTGCCCCCCACCCTCCATTCAGCACCGGAAATGTCATCTTTCATTCTGGTCCAGTGCACCTGGCATCTTCTGGTGGGCTTTTGCATCCTTTGTTGCCCGATGGTTTTCTCCAGGCAGCATACTTCCCCCCACACTTATGAAGTCTGGAAGCAGGAATGATCGTAGACTAtgtgtaaatgtgaatttataaagTGGATTACAGTGATCATCAGCAGGATGGGATTGGCATTGACTTGATGT
This window contains:
- the LOC122147343 gene encoding NK1 transcription factor-related protein 2-like gives rise to the protein MLEYQESGVKATSGHLISFSIIDILDPKKFASKKSHAVSEKERTSSSGNTEFGSLEEKRNGKESTGHEELTGDQSADDHQSCVRLHPPDPDVDLDSTTSLRNLRSGFSSCEEQDRIAPAADDLSRQRRRRSDHSCAKPRRARTAFTYEQLVALENKFRATRYLSVCERLNLALSLSLTETQVKIWFQNRRTKWKKQNPGAESSLQPGTNSLHNISPICESTSAPHPPFSTGNVIFHSGPVHLASSGGLLHPLLPDGFLQAAYFPPHL